aaattaatagacGATGCAACCTAGCTCATTAATGAGGGTAAAGTTATGTCAGTCTCAGAGGAAAACTTCCTGAGCACCATGAGTCAAAACACAAAATTTACAGATCTACTGTTGCAGTATCCAGACATAGCTAAACTTAATTTGGTACCTAGGGAAATTAAACATGATGTCAAACACTATATTACAACTGAAGGCCTGCCTGTGTTTTCTAGGACTAGACAATTAGACCCAAAGCGCATGGTGATGGCAAAACAAGAATTTAAATCCATGTTAGACAATGGCATCATTAGAACATCCAAATCGGCATGGGCAAGTCCTCTCCATATTGTACCTAAGAAGGATGACTCTATATGTCCGTGTGGGGATTATAGACTGTTAAATGAAAGAACAATTCCAGACTGTTATCCTGTACCTAGAATAGAAGATTTCCATTGTATTCTTCAAGGcaaaaacatattttctaaaatCGATCTCTTTAAGGCCTATTATCAAATTACTATTGCTGAAGAAGTTAAGCACAAAACAGGTGTAATCACACCATTTGGACTCTATGAATTTAATGTCATGAGCTTTGGCCTGCGGAATGCACCTTCAACATTCCAGCGATTTGGGCTAGATTTTGTGTTTCCTTACCTTGATGACACTTTAAAAACCTCATCCAGTATTGAAGAACACCGAACACACTTGAAACTAGTCCTGGAGCGATTGTCTAATTATGGACTTTGAATCAACATATCAAAATCAACCTTTGGAGTAAATAAAATTGAGTTCCTGGGGTACTGGATAACATCAGAGGGATCCCGTCCACTACCTGAGAAAGTGCAAGCAATTTTAGAGTATAAGTTACCTGACAAACTGCATGAGCTCCGCAGATTTCTTGGCATTGTCAACTACTACCGTCGCTACCTTAAAGATGCGGCACAGACTCATGGTGTTTGGCATGACTATCTTAAGGGAGCAAGAAAGAAGGATAATAGACAAATTCAGTGGACTGAAGAAGCATAGAAAATGTTTGAGAAATCTAAACAAGATATAGCAAATGCTTCATTGTTGCCTTTTCCTAACTCAGAGTTACCCCTAGCATTATGTACAGATGCATCATATATTGCTGTTGGTTCTGTGCTCCAGCAACTGGAAAATGGAAATTGGAGACCTGTTGCATTCTTTTTACAGAAACTGAGTAAATCACAGAAGGGTTACAGTACCCACGATCGAGAATTATTGGAAATTTACCTTTCTGTAAAAAAGTTTAAGCATTTACTGGAAGGAAGAGACTTCACTGATCATAAGCCACTCACATTTGCTttcaagcaaaacaatgataaggcATCTCCTCCACAGATGAGACAGTTGCAGGAGATTTCACAATTGTCGACCGATATTCGTCATGTCAGAGGCCATGACAATATTATTGCAGATGCCCTATCCAGAGTTGATGAAGTAGTAATACTGGATTATGATGAAATTCCCAAACACCAGCAACAAAATCAAGAACTACAGCAACTCCAAACAGGGAACAACCCGTTAAACTTCAAGTCATATCAACTTCCATCAGGGAAATCATTGTGGTGTGACACATCCACTGTAAATATCAGACCTTATATTCCTCAGCCTTTTCCTTATCAAATAGTTCTTCATTTTCATGGTTTAGCTCATCCTGGCATAAAGACAACAGTGAAAATGTTGAGTAGCAGAGTCGTTTGCTCAAACATCAAAAGTGATGTGCGACAGTGGACTAAATCCTGTGCAGTTGTCAGAAAACCAAGGTCACGCGCCACACAACATCACCGCTAGAAAAGTTGATGAACGTTTCAGTGTTGTACGCATTGACCTCATTGGACCTTTTCCTCCTTCATAGGCATGACTTCTTGTTTAACTTGTATTGACCATTTCACATCTTGGATGGAAGTCATACCACTTGACGATATTTCAGCTGAAAAAGTGGCAAGAGCCTTATACCAGCACTGGATTGCAAGATTTGGTGTACCATCACCAGGTAGTCACTGACCAAGGAACACAGTTTAGATCGCAGTTGTTTAATAATTTGGGCATAGTATGAGGAATGAAAATTCAGCACACAACGCCGTATCATCCTAAATGCAATGGTAAAATTGAGCGACTACACACAACTCTGAAGTCTGCAATCAAGGCCCATAACAGTTCTAATTGCACAGAAATTCTGCATACTGTTCTATTGGGGTTGCGCACTACAGTGCGAGAAACATCGAACCATTCCACTGCACAGATAGTATATGGAAAAACTATAAGACTTCCTGGTGAATTATTTGCAGAGCCCACCACAAAGGTTGACCTTGATTCATTTACATCTAATTTGAAAAAGCAAATGCTTCATCTGAAACTTAGTAGGCCTACACAAAGCAAATCAAAATGAGTATTTGTTCCAAAAGATCTGCATACCTGTTCCCATGTCTTCCTGAGATGTGACAGGGTTAGAAAACCATTAGTACCTACATATGATGGTCCCTTTCCTGTCATTTCAAgacatgaaaaatatttcactattaAAAGGAAGTGCAAACACATAAATGTGTCAGTGGACGGACTTAAACCAGCTTCTTCTGCAAGAAAAATGGGAATCAGAGAAGGAACTTCCAAACTTTTCCAAGGACACTGAACCACAACACCCCACAGAGGAACCATCTCTAAATATCAGAGTATCGAAGTCAGGACGGATTATAAGGTTCCCACCTCGATTCTTAGAGCAGTTGTCTCTGTGGGGAATTAGTCAAATATCATACCAGacatttgtaattattttgtattatATCTTTTGTCATTCCAatatgttttttattgtttatgttAATGTTGTGCTGacttttttaagaaaattatttcatcaccatgCTTTAATTCATAACCATGTTACTGGTGGGGGAGTAGTGAAAGGCAACAGTGATGAAATctaaatgaaatttttatattttatgaagttgccaagaccgttaatagttatagtttattactgataacatgatgttaaatctttaaaaattttgttttgtttattctttggtaaCAAAGATGTGATGATTCTGGGATAGCTGATAAGTAAGAAGTTAATAAAGAAGTCTTAAGCAGGCCAAGTGGTGTATGTTCTTGGTGACTAAATATAGTCAAGCAACATCTTTTGGGAACTGCCACAAATATTACGTTACAGCAGTTATAATGGCTATACAGCCTTCCATGTCAAATTTTTGTCTCAAAGAGATCCTTATGACATTATGTGCAGACTATGACTTGACTTTATAATAGCATTTACATTTTATCTCAAATCTGAGCTCTTGCTTCATACTTTTATTTCTCGTTTCTTTAGGACCACAGTACATGTTCTCTCCAGAAAAGCAGATCTCAAATATCGGttctaaaaaatatgaaaaaaaaaacaaatctaatAAATGCTTAAAATAAGAAGCAGGCATGCCACGAAGACACGAGTTCGGctctaataaaaaaaattactatctCATACAGGCTCTGGGAGCAAACAAGATAGCTTGTGGTGTCTCAAAACTCCTTTCGTATTACTTCAAGGAGCTGTTTCCTGCTATACTATATCATATGACATTGAAATCATATTTGTCAATAACGAAATAAATCAATTCACTACACATTTACCACAAACACTACAAGATATAAAATAACATCTTACTGTTTTAAAGTTTTTCTAACCGAGCGTTTAGTTTTTATGCAAGAATCTACTACTTTATTgcaaaattttaataattaaaacatTAAAACACCATAAGACTCCAtccacagctcatggtcttgcagtagcgctctcgcttccagtgcatggggtcccgggttcaattcccggtggggtcagggattttctctgcctcatgatgacttcgATttggtgttcttcatcatcatttcatcatcactgactcgcaagtcgggcgaagtggcatcaactaaaaaggacttgcaatatagTGGCCGAATTTCCCCACATGAGGCCTcctggccaacagtgccatacgatcattttatcaTAAGATTCCATTCCCTGTACAGGATATACTGACTGGTTTCTCTTTTAAGCAAAGTTATTCACTGACATTGTTTAGTgaaataaatattcaagaatttACATACATACTAGACACAAATACCATATACATAAGAAATTAAAAACACTTATGGCTACTACATGTAAATACTAAACTAATACTTATAAACAGTTCTCACTGGGCGTATTTTTTTAGACCCTTGTAATGATAAAGACCATACCAAATCCACGATCTGTTTTTCCATGTCAGGTCTAGTAGTGCATCACTATTCATTACTTGGTCTGGCATAAATCGCCGGAAAAATGAATCTGAGCGAATGAAGGCTTTCAATTGCTTTTTGGTACATGGTCAGGGAAATTACTCTATTGCAACAATTTTATTAGTGTCAAGTACTATACCAGTGGGTGAAATACTGTGACCTGATATTCTATCACTGCCAAACTTGGAGTTTTCTAAGTTGGCAGTGATGCCAGCGTCAGCAAATTTTTTCAGCCCTCTTGTTAATATGCCCATGTGTTCTTCTCGAGTGGGTGCGGCTATTAAAAAGGTCTCCCACATACGATGTCACTTTATTCAAAATCTCTTGACCCAATACTGAGTCTAATGCAGTTATACCTGTAAATACTCCAGTGTTAATCTTTAATCCAAACTGCAACACTCTGAATTGATAGCTCTTCCCACTAAAAATGAAAGCACTATATTTCCTTGTACTTTCTGATAGTGGGATCTTCTACTATGATGACTGGAGGTCCAGTGAGGTCAAATATTTCACACCAATGAATTTTTgcatctgctcttccaggttttgtggtctaGTACAAATAGGGACTACGATTTCATAAATATCAGTAGCATCTAGAACCAGCCTAACTTTGTCCCCTGATTTAGCTACAGCGACTAGCGACATTGATGATTTAATTATACCCCACTGAATCATGTTTCTAATCTGTTTCATAACTGCTTGCTTTTTTGTTCATGAGATGGAGTAAGCAGTACAGCAGATGGTTTTGTGAGGTATGAATAGTGCCTGGATGGGGAGAGAATAGGAGGGCGAccataaaatataatacataatgaaaactgatTATAAAGTGCTGCTTAAAtaattgaaaaaagaaattttgaaagaataatggaaagaaattggaaagtactgatatcctgagtgaactttaaGTGGcataatatcaacagaccttcaatattcaaCACACTATTAAATTAACATTTGTACATTTATATACATCCTTTTCTGTGTTACCACTATTGTGCACAGTGATTGGTATGACAATACTGGCTCCAGATTGCCCCTTCTATGCTCACGGAAattcttcttgttttacttttgaccCTCTTGATGCAGTATTCTCAGTGCAGGCAAAATGGTGAACAGAATATGAATGTACGAATAAACTTTGCTGTCCTAAAAACTTTTGTAGCACTTCTTTAATGTAAAGTTTGGATACACATTTTTATCAGTATTAAAGCGGCTATCACTTTTAGTGACGAACAGGTCAAGAATAACCAATTGAAGAATGTATCTCTTCTTGCTTCGTTTGCATGCCAATATTATCTAaggaacaaaattactacatacatacatacatacatacacacacacacacacacacacacacacacacacacacacacacacacacacacacacacacacacacactgtgcactGATGTCATACAGAGGTGCACAGTGTCACAACTTATTTGTCTTTTTATGGGTTAATAACTCTTCTAGTATGGGCATAGCCTATATTTTTCGGCCATTGTTGTTATCCTCCACGATTATCAATTTATATAGGCATGTCAGCTCCCTTAACACATGCATACACAAGTTTTCCTTCATAACGAAGTGCTTGCTGTAACCTCTTAGTCCCATTATTGTCAGTCATTATCTACCCAGTGTTTAGCTTGCAAAGCATGTTCACACAGCGCAATGTCCATTACCATCCCAGCTCGCTTTCACATGTTAAATACAAAGTCAGAGTACCCGTGTTGTGTGTTCACATGCTCTTCATTGCACAAATTCGTGAAGCTCCTGTTCAGTGGCGTGATCCTTTGCAAAATCTTCAGTGTggtgacaactggtttccatatcagtGGTCCGAGGAATGTACTTCACATCATCACTCGCACTTATTCAATGGGGCACCATCTGTACATTTGACAGCCTCGACAAGGTAAGttttctttttgccatttctaCAGCATTGTCAAGCTCAAAAAAGTCATGTTTTTACGACATTGTCGTGCACAGAAAATACATGTTACACGACATTTTCTCATTTTTAGTTCATTAGGCGCACACTCACATAACTCACAGACACATTTAACACTTTGCAGGCAGGTTTCATatgtttttgcactttgtttttaaaCATCTTTCATACCGTTGCCTTACACAACATttccacatactatacacacaacaacaaaactACAAAAATAAACTTATCTTGTTCATTTCCTGACATGCCATTACCATTGCTATATACATTATAGTCTGATGGTCattttttattaacttttgttAAATTATGATTTCGTTACATTGTTTAATTCCAATTACCCGAGTACAGTCTTTACTCTCACTtgattttacaatatttacataaaaattaatacagtaatagattcttttttcttttctttatggtaTAAATCGACATACATTTCATCTCAATTTACAGTGactccttgttggagcatattTATTAATTTCAAACAATTAAAGAAGTAAACAGTGGTAGCTACAACAGATTCTACACGCTGCTCAAATAACTATGTGTGGCCTCACCTCTCTAGCATGTTCCCATATGGATCTACACATTACAGGGTTGAGCAAATTTCAtggaaaggcatttatgtgctcagttacaTCTTGTTACTATACTTAATTGTGATCCCCAGAACAAAATAAtttgttgtttataaacacaaTGCAAACCTGATGATACCAATTGTATCGAATACTTACTCAGTGTTTAAAGGGCAGATcaatatttacttgttatgttcattgtataaaggataacAATTTAATATGCCAAGGTATACAGAGTTGTGTCATCAATATTATGTGTTATGTACAATGTGCGTAAAATAGTGTTTATATGTGTAGCAAACGTGTATAAAAATTTTAGTGTAAATCAGGTGCTTGACGCTTTCTTGGGTAGTCACCATTCACATTAGTTGGCTTTCGACCCCTTGATTATTTGATAGTGCTCCACCTTAGTTCAGCATCATGATATGCAACATACTGCAACTGTATTCTTCTACAGATATTTTCACAGtatcacattcatacatatcaTGAACTTACTTAAATGTCGATGCATTGTTCCCTGCAAGAAAAAGCtaaatactaacttaaaactaaatcttcatagataatTGGACAGTTACTTGATGGTCACTAGTACCTTATTTATACattcaacaatattttcatttattttagtgTGCAGTCGTGCAATCACAAACTCATTTAAAGTCATGTGTGCATCTCTACTTACCTTACaaatctgaaagataaagtgtattCTATGCTTAGTGCcacctcttattcagtttgccacaaATATTGTACTCGCTTGTTACCTGCAGCAAGAGTTTTCTGGTTCCTCAATtacaatttcaataaaatttgtaaatatatagaTATAATGTACATAGTGTGTAGCTTCAGTAAATATTTCGTAGTTTAGGATCCTTTTCTGTATATATAATCCCTTAgcttatctttgtttgtgtgtattgtgtagatagtcGTAGTTGTAGTAGAGACTCTTCCTTCATGTTCTATGTCCCTGTTTATGCAATAGGCTTTAAAAATACTAGTATGGGCTGTAGCTCAtagggtttgtttgttttgggCGCTCCAACACTTTCAGCTGTGTCTGTCTGGCATGCACGCGCTTTCAGttttttgactagttttctctccaatgcacatGCGCTGCGTCACTCTATTACCATTAGCTTCACGATGAGTTGTGTAGTGCATTGCGCGCTACCGTGCGTTTCACAAGTTCGTTTATTCATTTACAACTGGGCTATGTGCAAAGCGAAGCGTTTTGTTTAAAGTATCATCATATCTAGActcataaaagtaaaattcttccttgttacatccACTCACCTTATCATTTACAAATATGGCAtataagaaaaaacaaaaattttccttatcaactaacaacataaattctggaatgtgatttTCCAACATTCTAAATTAAATATTATTATACATACATAAAACTTTAGAAGGTATACCTACATTGATCGTATCTGATAAAGCAAGTGTTGATCAAGCTCACATCCTCTCTCCCTCCAAGGTCACAGAACGGGGGCCTAACATGACCAGTTCAAGTTTTCCGGTGTAGCGGTGGCATCAATCTCTGGGTTAGGTGTAACTTCCACTATGTGGACTGTTGGTGTTCGATAACGCCCAATAATATCCTGTGAGGCTCTCGAACGAAATTCTCTTTGCCTCTGCACGTTATTCGCCATGTGTGTGTTACTTTGCTGACCGAATTTCGCTGTCTGTGGGTTATTCGGTTGTCTGTATTGTTTTGCCAAACGATCGACTGATTATTGCAggtagcttgtgtctgtacatattgtacaaGCTGGCCATACGCTACTCGCCCACTGtagttgtttttgttaaatttttgcccatttcttttaaTATCCAcctttgaatttacggctttctccATCGCCATTGTGATTACTGTTACCATTACCATAGGACTGTGTGGGGTAAGGTTGCCATCCATATTGTACTACGAATCTGTTGTTTATTTTTTGGTCAATAAATCACTGTGTTACTATCGGCATATTAACAGGCTGTGGTTGTACTGGTTTCTCTTCGTATATTAAATCTGTTGAGTCCAGTATGGAGAGAAAGTATTCGCTGCCATGTTCTGGAATGGTAATGAGGTTTTCCCTAATGTGGGCAGGAAGACAGATCTTTAAAAGTTTCTGTAGATCTACTTAAGATTCCGGGTTTGTCCAGTATTTGGTTTTAGTCAAACATTTTTCGAAATAGCCTCTTAAGCTTCCATACTTACTACTGAACGCAGCTGGATTGTATACTTCACGTCCGAGCCTCAGACCAATACTTATCCACAAATGCTCTCTCATACTGTTGATAATTGTGGCAACGTTCCGCCATGTCCGTAGCCCTTAGCAGAACGTCACCCTGTGTGTagccaacaacaaatctaattttctagGCTTTGGTCCAGGTATGAGGTGAAACATTtcgaaatgctctgataaagaccacatggtgtgttcttttcccttcagaagTAAATATCGGGAATCGTCTATGCCTAAATAATCCCTCATCTGCAAGTAGTGTTGACAAACACGCCACGCCATCGGTGACAGGCGTTTTTATGTTCACTTGTGGCGTAGCACTTGGCAACTGTGCTTGCTCGACAGGTACAACTGCCATCGAGTGTTGTTGCATTGTGCAACCTTTGCAATTTTCCTGCGACTGACTAACCccgtattgtgggtaaccagtaaAGGTATCTAACTTCTCTAATAGCATGGATTTGTTTTCTGTCATATGTTTTTTTCGGATGCCTGTAGTTTTAGTAACACAGCCTCGTAACGTTTCCTCTGCTTTCTTTAAACCCGAATATAATTTAGCTAGTTCACTTCCTTTCTCTTTTAGAGCTTCTGCTACAGTATCTACATAATTTTGCATTCTGACATTACCTTATAAGCAAGGGT
The Schistocerca gregaria isolate iqSchGreg1 chromosome 1, iqSchGreg1.2, whole genome shotgun sequence genome window above contains:
- the LOC126344010 gene encoding uncharacterized protein LOC126344010; its protein translation is MTSCLTCIDHFTSWMEVIPLDDISAEKVARALYQHWIARFGVPSPGMKIQHTTPYHPKCNGKIERLHTTLKSAIKAHNSSNCTEILHTVLLGLRTTVRETSNHSTAQIVYGKTIRLPGELFAEPTTKVDLDSFTSNLKKQMLHLKLSRPTQSKSK